One genomic window of Micropterus dolomieu isolate WLL.071019.BEF.003 ecotype Adirondacks linkage group LG14, ASM2129224v1, whole genome shotgun sequence includes the following:
- the atoh1c gene encoding protein atonal homolog 1 encodes MPPSKSLFAPFISVDPEGGVGPAAPVALHADIHALLQRSRGAERTRRGCDHKDPPCAIVELRLGPAGGAVHYLQPDKYALERAQRRRRLAANARERRRMLGLNVAFDRLRSVIPNLESDKKLSKSETLQMAQIYIATLSELLQEGACGASATTRAPRPPGPATPSQGLASEPSGPVRDFQTGKSSGGPLRTEEEQRSYDEDMWERKSGSK; translated from the coding sequence atgCCGCCGAGTAAAAGCCTCTTTGCGCCTTTCATCTCTGTGGATCCGGAGGGAGGAGTCGGACCTGCAGCCCCGGTGGCTCTCCACGCCGACATCCACGCTCTGCTGCAGCGGAGCAGGGGAGCAGAGCGCACGAGACGCGGATGCGACCACAAAGACCCTCCATGCGCCATCGTGGAGCTCCGGCTGGGCCCCGCCGGAGGCGCAGTGCACTACCTCCAGCCGGACAAGTACGCTCTGGAGCGGGCGCAGAGACGGCGACGCCTTGCTGCCAACGcccgagagaggaggaggatgctgGGCCTCAATGTCGCCTTCGACCGGCTCCGGAGCGTCATCCCCAACCTGGAGAGCGACAAGAAGCTCTCCAAATCTGAGACGCTCCAAATGGCGCAGATTTACATCGCCACCCTCAGCGAGCTGCTCCAGGAGGGCGCATGCGGAGCGTCAGCAACGACCCGCGCACCGCGGCCCCCGGGGCCCGCTACGCCCTCACAGGGACTGGCAAGTGAGCCGTCGGGGCCGGTCAGGGACTTTCAAACCGGTAAAAGCAGCGGAGGCCCGTTGCgcacagaggaggagcagaggagttATGATGAGGACATGTGGGAGAGAAAGAGCGGAAGCAAGTGA